One Leptolyngbya sp. SIO1E4 genomic window, ACAGATCCTGAAAATCTTCTTCCTGGCTAATGATTTCTTGCACGATGGGGGAGGTCACATATTGCGCCAGGGTTTTGCGGAGTCGCTGCTTGCGAATCTGCTCTGACACTAAGCCAACAAGGATGTGACATCCCCCGACAACTAAAATTGCAGTCATAACGCTGGCAGTAGGCAGCAACAAATTGAGTGCGGCAAAACTCCCATAGCTGATGATGAGCCAACCATAACCGATGACAGCCGTCCACCCTAGGCGATGAAACGTACGCTTACTGCGCCCGAGGACCCTGGCGAACCCTACGCCAATGAGCAACACCAGCCCAGCCCTTAACCCCGAGAAAGGAATCGCTTCTCGCAGGGCATTACCAGCCCGAAGCGTCGTAATATCATTTGCCAGAATTTCGACCCCGGCCATTGGGGTTTGGTAAAGCAGCGTTTTTGAGAATGGGGCATCGTGAAAATCCTGATGCTCGCTGGCGGTAGTGCCAATCAGCACAATTTTGTCCTTAAAGGCCGCGCCAGAATCCAGGTAATTTTGCCAGGGGTCTGGATCTAACACATACCAAAATGGAATTTGTTGGAACGTTCGAGCTGGCCCTAGGAAATGAATGTGGGTGCCAGAGGCTTTAGCATAGGGCAGCTGGGCAGCATTCACAGTGGCTTCAGCAAAGCTGTAGACATTTTCCCAGTCTGGATCGGCTTCGCCACGGGCGTCTAACTCAGCACTGGATTGCTCGAGGGCTTGCAGATAGGTATGCCCCTGGCGATGAATACGCCCATCAATTTCTAGGGGAAAATTAATGTTGCCAAGGTGAATCCCAGTGTCCTGGAACTGGGTAATCGGCAGCGTGGGTTTGAGCAAGGATCCTTGCCGCAGTTGGCTATCCTCATACTTCATGGCCAGGGTCACGCGATCGCCATAGCGTTCTAACACTGACGCCAGAGCCTGATCATCGGCAGGGCCATAGGTACTTTCTGTCGAAAGAATCACATCCAGAGAAATGGCCTTGGCGCCTGCCTGCATCAAGCGTTCAATGACGATCGCGTAGGCTTCCCTTTTCCAGGGCCATCGCTGAATCGGAGAGAGGGCTGCGTATTTCTTAGGATCGCTGCGGTAGTGTTCTACCTGTGAGAGAGATTCATCATCAATGGCAAGAATGACAACGTCTTCGGGAGCTACCTGAGGCCCCCGAAGCTCAAAAAAAAGGGTCTTGGTTTGATGTTCCCACTGCTGTAAGAACGGACTGTTTAAGCCAGTTATCACCGTTACCAAGGCCAGGCAACCACGCGTCACCAAATGCTGCCAAGAAGGCTGAAACCAGCGCTTGATGGGTTCTGTTTTGGACTGGGTGGCGGTGGCGGAGTTAGGCATTGCATTCAGGATCTGTAAGGGCTTGTCTGGCTTTCAAGGCATGAACCGTTGCCAAAATCCGGTTAACCTGCCCACACATGTAAAGACGCCATATTGGAAAATCTGGAATCTCTACAAGAGGTCTGGAAGATTCAAACAACGGGCTATCCTCACTTCACAGTTCCCCCCCATTCGCAATGCCAAAACATTGCGCGCGCAAAGCTTGCGCCCTTTGACAGGGGGGGTGTTCAAACAGGATTTCAGATAAACCGTCAGGATTTTGGATAAGGTCTTGAGGAAAACAAGCAGATGTTGTAGATGCCTTCGTTAACCCAGCATAACGCTAGCCGATTTCTTCGCCCTCTGTCTGTTACAATCCCATCACCCTTAGCCGCTTTACCTCATTAACCCACTGTGCCCAACCGGGGAAAATACCTCGGTTGATTTAGCAATTTTTGGGCGAAATTTTATCGATCACAGTGGCCGGGGAAGACACCACAGGGAGGCAGGGACGTGCAAGTAGATTGTGTCATTGAGAATGCCACGCTGACCGGTCGGTCAGGCCACTGGGCGATCGCGATTAAAAACGGCACGATTCTTGACGTCACCCCCACCCCGATAGCTTCCGCCCCATTCATCTTAGACGCCGCAGGCAGGCTGGTGGTACCTGGGTTTGTAGATGCCCACATTCACCTCGACAAAGCCTTCTTACTGGCAAAGTCCCCTGCCCAGAGCGGAGACTTTTCTGAAGCCTTAGCAGAAACCTTGCGCCTTAAAGCGCAATACACTGTCGAAGATATTCAAACCCGGGCCCGGGCTGTTCTAGAGCGGGCGATCGCCTTTGGCATTACAGCTATGCGCAGCCATGTAGAAGTCGATCCGATTCTGGGGATTACCTCAATGGAAGCCCTGATGCCCCTCAGACAGGACTATGCCTGGGGGCTGACGCTGCAACTTGCCATCTTTGCCCAGGAAGGCATTACCCACCAACCAGGGACAGAAGCACTATTGAGAAAAGCCATGGCCATGGGAGGCGATGTGATCGGCTCTGCCCCCTATGTCGATCCAGACCCGCGTCGCAACATTCAAATCGTGTTTGATATCGCACAGGAATTCGATTGTGATGTGGACTTTCATCTAGACTTCCTGGATGATGATGCCCCTCTCCAGGTCCCGATGGTGATTGAGGAAACTCAAAATCGGGGTTGGCAAGGGCGCGTTTGCCTGGGGCACATGACGAAACTAGCGGGGCTGCCGCCTCAAGCGTTGGCCGAGATCGCCGCTGACCTCCACTCAGCCGGTATCTCTGTGTTGGCGCTACCGACCTCTGATTTATACATGATGTCGCGAAAAGACACCCATAATGTTCGTCGAGGGGTTGCCCCGCTGCATCACCTGCAGGAATGGGGGGTAACGGTGGGCACCGCGACGAATAACATCCAAAACCTGTTTACCCCCTTTGGCGATGGCGACATGCTGAAGATTGGCACCCTGCTGGCTAACGTTTTGCAGCTAGGGACAACCGCGAGTCAGGAATTTTGCCTACATACCGTCACAAAATACGCCGCCCAGGCCATCGGCATTGCCAACTACGGCGTAGCACCGGGATGTGTTGCCGATCTGGTCATTTTAGATGCCGTATCAGCCTCAGAGGCGATCGCCACCGCCGCCCCCAGCCGCACAGTCTTGAAAGCAGGCAAGGTGGTTTCTCAAACCCAAATTCAGCAAACCGTCTGGGGAAAAGGGCGATAACATCAGCCGTCAGACTCTCCCCATCTCCTTCTCCTCATTTCTCCTCGGAAATGATACATTTGAACCATATTCCGCAAGTTCCATTCCGACTCCAAGAGCGGTAAACTCACTTCAAAGCGATTGCGATCGCCATGTCTATGCCAGAGGATGCTCAGCAGCTCACCTTGTTTCCCCTGAGTGATCACCAAGCCCCTTTACCGAACTACCAAGTTCGGGAGAGTGCCCGTGCCCGCCACGTATCTTTAAAAATTTCGTTTCAAGGAACCTTGGAAGTGGTCATTCCTCCAGGGTTTAACCCCCAGGAAATTCCAGATATTTTGGAGCGGCGACGGAGTTGGATTGCCAAAACGCTGAAGCGTATTGAACAGCAACGGAATACCCTGCCCCATGACCATGCCGCCGAACTGCCCAATAGCTTGACGCTGCGATCGCGGGCTGAAACGTGGCAAGTCCTTTACAAACAGGCACGGGGAAAGACCGTTGCCCTTACCCACAGCAACCCCCATGAACTTACCCTCAGGGGCGGCATTGAAGAGACCGCAGCCTGTCGCGATCTGCTCCGCAATTGGCTCCAGCGCAAAGCCCGAACCGAGTTAACCCCCTGGTTACAGCAACTCAGCCAACAGTGCGATTTAGCCTACAGCCGTCTGTCTGTGCGCGGGCAAACAAGCCGTTGGGGTAGTTGTTCGTCACGACAGTCTATTAGCCTCAATTACAAGCTCCTGTTTCTGCCGCCCCCACTGGTTGACTATGTGCTCATCCACGAACTTTGCCATACGGTGCATATGAACCATTCCCAAGCCTTTTGGCAGCTGGTCAAGCGATATGCTCCTGAGTGTGACCAGGCCAAAGCAGACCTTAAACAAGCATGGCAGTACGTCCCT contains:
- a CDS encoding M48 family metallopeptidase; this encodes MPEDAQQLTLFPLSDHQAPLPNYQVRESARARHVSLKISFQGTLEVVIPPGFNPQEIPDILERRRSWIAKTLKRIEQQRNTLPHDHAAELPNSLTLRSRAETWQVLYKQARGKTVALTHSNPHELTLRGGIEETAACRDLLRNWLQRKARTELTPWLQQLSQQCDLAYSRLSVRGQTSRWGSCSSRQSISLNYKLLFLPPPLVDYVLIHELCHTVHMNHSQAFWQLVKRYAPECDQAKADLKQAWQYVPGWVDA
- a CDS encoding amidohydrolase family protein, translating into MQVDCVIENATLTGRSGHWAIAIKNGTILDVTPTPIASAPFILDAAGRLVVPGFVDAHIHLDKAFLLAKSPAQSGDFSEALAETLRLKAQYTVEDIQTRARAVLERAIAFGITAMRSHVEVDPILGITSMEALMPLRQDYAWGLTLQLAIFAQEGITHQPGTEALLRKAMAMGGDVIGSAPYVDPDPRRNIQIVFDIAQEFDCDVDFHLDFLDDDAPLQVPMVIEETQNRGWQGRVCLGHMTKLAGLPPQALAEIAADLHSAGISVLALPTSDLYMMSRKDTHNVRRGVAPLHHLQEWGVTVGTATNNIQNLFTPFGDGDMLKIGTLLANVLQLGTTASQEFCLHTVTKYAAQAIGIANYGVAPGCVADLVILDAVSASEAIATAAPSRTVLKAGKVVSQTQIQQTVWGKGR
- a CDS encoding CHASE2 domain-containing protein; this translates as MPNSATATQSKTEPIKRWFQPSWQHLVTRGCLALVTVITGLNSPFLQQWEHQTKTLFFELRGPQVAPEDVVILAIDDESLSQVEHYRSDPKKYAALSPIQRWPWKREAYAIVIERLMQAGAKAISLDVILSTESTYGPADDQALASVLERYGDRVTLAMKYEDSQLRQGSLLKPTLPITQFQDTGIHLGNINFPLEIDGRIHRQGHTYLQALEQSSAELDARGEADPDWENVYSFAEATVNAAQLPYAKASGTHIHFLGPARTFQQIPFWYVLDPDPWQNYLDSGAAFKDKIVLIGTTASEHQDFHDAPFSKTLLYQTPMAGVEILANDITTLRAGNALREAIPFSGLRAGLVLLIGVGFARVLGRSKRTFHRLGWTAVIGYGWLIISYGSFAALNLLLPTASVMTAILVVGGCHILVGLVSEQIRKQRLRKTLAQYVTSPIVQEIISQEEDFQDLLQIRQAQVVGSLLGGRYQVLEVLGSGGFSETYTAADTQRPGQPICVVKQLKIVSDDPQAHQLAHRLFVSEAHTLEQLGHHNQIPRLLAHFETNAAFYLVEEIIQGTTIKAELSSRQPKSQAWVMNFLLDILPVVEFVHSQGVIHRDIKPSNIIRRAGDGRLVLIDFGSVKQISNQLADAETHVTSTIGIGTKGYMPSEQSAGLPRFSSDLYAIGVTVIEALTGLSPYKMTYDDRGELIWQYHVPDLNPALANVLNTMVRYDFSNRYHSAAAVLTALKEIPVALPDSVLINDHVTKTLEQSTDDEDIWDEPTGFLPTDWMTKPTDKSNSVGKASSEEAP